The genomic DNA ACGTAGCAGCCATCACAACTGACGAGGTCTACGTCGTCTTGTTCGATCGGAAACTGCGTCAGTGGGTTGTTACAATCAGGACAAGGTAACATATAGATTTCTCCTCGGAGTTGTCTAAATCTCCGTCTCGGGTGCTGGTTGTTTGAAGATTAATTTTTTAATTCGGTAATTTTTGGGGAAGTCCGGTTCGGTTAGGAAACCAAACCTACCGGGTCTGGAGGAAATATAGAATTACCGAAATATTTTCTTAAACTTCATTTAATCAGCAGCGGGTGCGAAGGTTTCCGGATTTTCCGCCGCTGCATCGTAATCATCAATCAGTTCTGTAATAACAGGGTTATCACCACAGAGTGGGCAGTTCTCATCTCTACTAATTTTCATTTCACGATAGGTCATACTGAGCGCGTCGTAGAGGATCAGCCTACCGATAAGCGGTTCGCCGATACCGATAATGTATTTAATCGCTTCAGTTGCCATCATAACACCGATTACGCCTGGGAGCACGCCCAGGACACCTGCCTCACTTCAGCTGGGCACCATGCCCGGAGGTGGCGGTGTCGGAAATAGGCATCGGTAGCAGGGACCTTCGTGTGGTTTGAAGAGCGTGACCTGTCCCTCGAATTGGAAGATACTGCCGTGAACGACGGGTTTATTCATCAGCACAGCCGCGTCGTTGACGAGGTAACGGGTAGCAAAGTTGTCGCAGCCGTCTACAATCAGATCATATTCCGAGAAAATTTCTTCGACGTTATCGGCAGTCAGGCGGAGGTTATACGGTGTGATATTGATGTCTGGGTTCAACGACTTAATCGTTGTCGTTGCGGATTGAACTTTCGGGGTGCCGACGGATTCTGTACGGTGGAGTATCTGACGCTGTAGATTACTTAATTCGACGACATCGGAATCAATAATACCGAGATGTCCGATGCCTGCGGCACCGAGATATACACCCGCGGGCGACCCTAATCCCCCCGCACCGACCATCAAGACTTTAGCATTAAGCAGTTTCGCTTGTCCCTGCTCACCGACCTCAGTGAGCATAAAATGTCGGCTGTAACGATCGAGTTGCTCATGGCTCATCGGTTTATCTTGGACTGTCGGCAGACCAGCAGCTGCCCAATCACGATAGCCGCCTGCGAGGGAAACCGTGTCTGTGTATCCCATTTCACGGAGCGACTTTGCGGCGAGAAGGGAACGGAGTCCTGCCGCACAATAGACGACGACTTTTTGGTCTCGGTCTGGAATGTAGTTTTCAACGGAAAATTCGAGCATACCGCGTGTGACATGGACAGCGTCCGGAATATAACCGGCGCGATATTCGTCTTCATCGCGTACGTCGAGTAACACGAAATCGCTTTCTTTCTCCTGTTCGGCTTTCACCTCAGCAACCGTCACTTCTGGTATTTCTGTTTTGGCTTCCTCAACGATTTGCCTGTAGGATTTCATAAGATTTTCTCCTGCGTCAAAAGAATATAGGGATAACGGATTGTCATATTCTTACGCTATAAGTTTCAGTTTCTTGCGCTTGCAAAATTATATCATAGATGCGTGGTGTTGTCAATGTTTTATTTTTTTTTTCAAAAGAGGTCTTATAGGAGCGACCTCTCCCCGACAAAAAAGTCGATTTAACCCAAAACTCAATACCTCTGGCAATCAAGAGACATCCCTAACCCTGAAAAAACCATGAATTCTGTAAATCCTGATTCAGACAATTAAGGTCGCATTCTCACCAACCCGCACCTACTGATAATTGAAAATCGAAAATTGAATAGTGCTGACTACTAATTGAATAATTATTGACAAACGGATTGTAGACACGCTAAAATGGTTTGGAATTACGAAGTCTATCCAATGAATTAAGCATTTGCCCTAAAGACTGAAATACATCATCACGGAATAAGGAGTTCTCAATGTTCAACGCAAACCCTTTCCGCCAACCCGGGCAATGGTACCGAGGCAATACACATAGTCATAGTACAGAATCCGACGGTCAACTTTCCATGTCGGATCGCTTCGCGGCATACCGTGAGGCAGGCTACGATTTCCTCGTGCTAACAGATCATCGTAAGGTTAATGACGTGAGTGCTTACAGTACGTCAGACTTTCTGGCGATATCAGGAAGCGAAGTGCATCCTGAAAACCCATACGGTGGTGCGATACATCACTTTGTAGCGATTAATATTCATGAGGCAATCAATTGTGCGAAGATGCATCCGAACGCAGTGCTTGATGAGATTAAGGCGCAGGGCGGCGAAGCCGTTTTATGTCATCCGTATTGGTCTGGGCACACCATTACAGATTATCTGCCATTGCGGGGTTACTTCGCCATTGAGGTCTACAACGACGGCTGTATGGAGATTGGCAAAGCGTTTTCAGAACAAGCTTGGGACGATTTGCTGGATAGAGGTGGTCCTGTTCTCGGCATCGCTTCGGATGATTCACACGGCACCGATCACGATTGCTTCCACGGATGGATTATGGTCAAGGCAGAGGAACTGACGATTGCAAGTATCATGGAAGCACTCAGGACGGGCGCGTTCTACTCTACAATGGGACCCGAAATCACAGATATGGCGTTAGAAGATAATGAGGTAACGGTTAAGTGTTCGCCAGCGCAATCCATCGTTTTTAAAGCGGAGTGCAGTCGCGGTCGGCGGATTCTTCCGTCGGATGGTGAACTCTTGACGGAGGCGATCTATAGCGTTCCGAACGGTGCTAAATACGTTCGCGTTGAAATAACAGACGAAACCGGCAAAAAAGCTTGGTCGAACCCTTTCTTTTTCTAATAGGACTTACGCGACTTGAATGGAGGAACGGTATATTTTGCTGATTTAACCCCCTATAGAAGAAAAACCCCAGCAAAAACACCCCCTTATCAGGGGGACTTTAAGAGAAAATGCATAAGTCCTATCTAAGGTAAGTATCTTGAAGGACCGTGTTGTCTTTTAGAAGACGTTGTGGTGCGCTCCTCTTGGTGTGCCAAACGGATGATGGATTGGCGATAGTTTAGTTTGATCAATTATTGACAAGTGGATTTTGGATATGCTAAAATAGAACTGGACGTGCAGGACGCGCCAACAGGTTCATAAATCAGCATCTCCTAATAACTTGAGTACATTATTACGGAACAAGGAGCCAGTTATGTTCAACGCAAATCCTTTTCAGCAACCGGGACAATGGTACCGTGGGAATACACATAGCCATAGCACAGAATCCGATGGGCAGCTTCCTATGGCGGATCGCTTCGCGGCATACCGTGAGGCAGGCTACGATTTCCTTGTGCTAACAGATCACCGTAAGGTTAACGATGTGAGTGCTTACAGTACGTCAGACTTTCTGGCAATATCCGGCAGTGAAGTGCATCCGTCAAATCCTTACGGCGGTGCGACGTATCATTTTGTAGCGATTAACATTCATGAGACGATCAATTGCGCGAAGATGCATCCGAACGCAGTGCTTGATGAAATCAAAGCACAGGGTGGTGAAGCCGTTTTGTGTCACCCTTATTGGTCCGGACACACGATTACAGATTATTTGCCGTTACGCGGGTACTTCGCCATTGAGGTCTATAACGACACGTGTATGGGCATCGGCAAAGGTTTCTCGGAACAGGCATGGGATGACTTGCTGGATAGAGGGGGCCCTGTCCTCGGCATCGCTTCAGATGATGCACACGGCACCGAACACGACTGCTTTCACGGGTGGATTATGGTCAAAGCGGAAGAGTTGACGATTGAGAGTATCATGAAAGCGTTCCGAACAGGTGCGTTCTATTCTACGCTCGGTCCCGAAATTGAAGATATGGCGTTAGAGGATGGCGAGGTAACAGTCAAATGTTCACCGGCACAATCCATCGTTTTTAAAGCGGAGTGCAGCCGGGGTAGGCGGATCCTTCCATCCGATGGCGAACTCTTGACGGAGGCGACCTATAGCGTTCCGAACGGTGCTAAATATGTTCGCGTTGAAATAACAGACGAAACGGGTAAGAAGGCTTGGTCAAATCCGTTTTTTTTCTAAAATAGACATCTGGTCGTCTTTTCACGGGTGCGACAATGCGAAATATTTTGGTGTGTCAAACAGGCGGCTGGATCGGCGATATGGTGTTACTGACGCCTACGTTGCGTGCTTTGAAACACGCCTATCCCGAATCTAATTTGACACTTCTGTTACGGCCCCTTGTGGCGGGTTTGATGGAAACGCACCCGTATGTTGATACTTGCATCGTGGATACCAAAAACCGTGGACGCTACCGATCCCTAACGGGATTGGTGCGTCGGATACACGGGGCTGCGTTTGATGTTGCTGTTGTGTTGCATCCTACTTCGTTCCGAAATGCCTTGCTACCTTTCCTCGCGCGGGTACCGATACGTGTCGGGACAAACGTCAGTGGGCGCGGAATGTTGCTAACCGCATCGTGTAAGGATACTACAAGTGTCCATGAAGTGCATCGGTATCTACGGGTACTGCGGCTCCTCAACATCGACGGCTCCTCAGATTCCTTGGAGTTTTGGCATACGGATGCTGACCGTGAAATGATTCAAGACCTCTTGCATGCTGAAGGTATTTCTGCAACCGATAGACTTGTTGCGCTCAATTTAGGTACAACATGGCGGACAAAACGGTGGGATATGGCGAATTTCGCTGAGGTTATTTACCAAATTGAACACCTTATCCCGGATGCGAGAATTATATTGACCGGTTCATTTGCGGAGCAGACACTTGCAGATGACTTACCTGCATCATTACCGGCGATTAATCTCATTGGAAAAACGTCAATTTTACAACTCGGTGCGCTTTTAGAGAGATGTGAGGTGTGTTTAACCTGTGATAGCGGTCCTATGCACATCGCTGCCGCGGTCGGTACACCAACAGTTGCGCTCTTCGGGCCAACGGACCCGCTCCGCCATAAGCCTTATGGTGCTGGACATATAATTATAGAGAAACCTGTTGAATGTCGTCCATGCTATAAGCGGACGTGCCATCGGCAAGCTGCGCCATATCTCTGCATGACGGAAATTAGCACGACTGAAGTCATAAAGGCATTGGAGTTAAAATTACGGCAGCAGTTACATGCTGCCTGACTAAAATAATCCAACTTGCTACCTTTATGATTTCAGACGCACGCACACCATTTTTCAGTGAAAAGCGGTCATTTTTGCGAAAACTTGGCGTGTTTCCTGCCATTTTCGGCGCGAAGAGGCACAGGCTAACAGCCTATGCTACAAAATGGCAACTTGGGTTAAAATACTAAAAAGGAACACGAATGAAAGACATCCGCGCCTTAATATTTGATTTCGGCGGAACTTTAGATGGAAACGGTATCCATTGGTTGGAACGAGCGTATCATTTTATCCACGAGCGGCACCCAGAGATTACGCGTGAGGCGTTTGACAAGGCGGATAAGGAGACAATAACGGAATTCGCACTCGGAGATACCTCGCATGAGTGGTCTTATCAAGACGGTTCAATGCTGCCGGTTGGGGCGGTTGCCTCTGAATATGCGGCGCGTTGTAACTTGCGGGAGACTACCGATGCGATTGCCGTTGGAATCTATAAGCGGTTGGGATTGAGTGATCAGATGAAAGATGAATATGTTGATTGGTTCTGCGCGGGTGCTGCCGAGCATCTCGAAAACAATCGGCGATGGCTCGAAACGCTTCATGGTACGTATCAACTTGCTGTGATTAGCAATAACTTTGGGAATACCCGAGGTTGGTGTGATGAGTATGGACTGACCCCGTTGCTTGAGGTGATCATAGATTCTACGGTTTTAGGGATAGCAAAGCCGGACGCTCGCATTTTTGAAGCGGCTTTGTCGGAATTGGGCGTTGTCCCTGCACATGCTATCTACGTTGGCGATAGTTATGCTGCGGATATGGTCGGCGGCAAAAATGCAGGACTGTGGACGGCATGGCTTGTTGGTAATGAGGAGAAGGCGTGTCCAGATTTATCTATGGTGGATGTCCAACTTTCCCACCTACACGAATTGACTGATTTTTTGGCGTCGGTGTAAAGTTTGAGAGGGATGGGCAGATACTTCGTTCTGCCCATCACATTGAGGCCAGTAGCGTAAAAGGTTTTACTATATTTCGCGGTGAAGCCCAATGACCTTGCCGAGTATCATCACGTCATTAACACTGAAGATAGTCGGTTCAATTGCTGGGTTTTCAGGTTGTAACCGGACCCGCTCTCCATCAATGTAGAAGCGTTTCACGGTTGCTTCGTCTTCAACGAGTGCGACAACAATATCACCGGGGTCAGCGTTTGCTTGCCTTCTAACGATGACGAAGTCGCCTTCAAGGATGCCAGCCCCGACCATGCTGGAGCCGATGATACGCAAGGCAAAACACTCATGGTTGTTTACCATGCGCGTCGGAATTGGAAGTGTACCTTCGATGTTCTGCGATGCGAGTAAAGGTGTACCTGCCGCCACGCGTCCGAAAATCGGGATTTCTACAATATCGCGTGGCACCTCCGCTAAGGCGGGGTTGGCGTTCTGGCCTTCCAGCCATTTGCTGGTTTGGAGTTTGGGGTCTGCTTCCTTCAGAATGGAAATGGCACGGGGTTTGCCCTCTTCCCGCCCGATATACTTTTTCTTTTCAAGCGCGTTGAGATGGTCGTGTGCCGCTTTTTCTGAGAAGCCGAATTTACTACCAATTTCACGGATTGTTGGTGGATAACCCTCTTTGATACGCCGTTGAATATAGGTAAAGATCTCGCGTTGTCTGGCAGTCAAGAACTTTGCCATGGGTAATCTCCTACGGTAAGGATTAGTTTATATGTTTATATTATATTATATGCAGGTTAAGAATGCAAGTAAAAAATGAAAATTTTATTTTCGCGCGTATCCTTGTCAAAAAATTGAAACCCAATGGTGCTACTAACGTCTTAATTAAGGGAAAAAATTAGAAAATGCAGCGTCTAAATCTCTTTATATATTTTTTTGCGAAAGATCGTTTTATTCTTCAGAGGATGCCGCGTATCTCAACTGTTTTTCAGTGTGTGTGCGTGGTAATAGTTTTGTCTATCGGGAGCATAGGGACGGGATTTGCCAAAGAAGAACCAGAAAAGGTAAAACTTGACAGTGTCGTCAAGGATTTTACCCTTAAGGATACTGCAGGCACGGACTTCACCCTCTACAAATTGAGTGAGGAAAAACCCGTTACAGTGGTCCTATTCCTTGCCACGCAGTGCCCTATAGCGACTGATTACACGGAGCGGATCGTTAACTTGGTCAAGGCGTATGAAGAAAAGAAGGTGCAATTTATCGGGATCAATTCAAACAAGCAGGAAAAAGTTGAGGAGATTTTAGCATACAGTAAGGAACACGGCTTTGAATTTCCACTGCTAAAGGACCCAGAGAACAAAATCGCTGATTATTTCGGCGCGAGACGGACCCCAGAAGTCTTTCTTCTCGATGCAGAACGTGTCCTTCGCTATGCTGGGGCGATTGATAACAGTCCGAAGGAACCGACGAAATACTATCTCAAGGACGCTTTGGATTTAGTGATTGCCGGAAAAGACATTCCAAAGGCAGGAAAAAAGACAAGAGCGATCGGTTGTACGATTAAGCGGGTTCGGAAAACCGGTGTAAACGATAGAACACCGTGAATCCGGCTCTATTGAATATGAGGTAGGAGGGGCAAACAAAATGCTTCGATTCTTATACCACTGTTCTCAAGTTTTGCTAACCCTATTTTGGGTTGTGTGCATCCTGATATTTATAGCAGCTTTTGCCGGAATCGGATTTGCCGGTGGCATGCTAATTGGGTGTTGGGAGGATGTGCGGGGCATCAAATTTGATGATCTTGAATATAATGCTGTTGAAACATGGCAGCAACATCTGGAAGTCTACTCCTCGGTCTGCGAAGTGCAGCGGGCAGATAAAATAGTGTTCTTACTTGCTAAATTGGAGCGATTGGAATATAAGGATGTCGCGGAAATCATTCCAAGATTGAGCCAACCCGGAGAGTACGCTCAGGCACTCGACGCTGGTAAGAAAAACGGCACTGTTCGTATCCATCTACGGGATTTTGAGTATCCGAATCTTGATGTGGAGGCGGGACATGTTCAGATTTCTGTGAAAGACGGAAAGATTGTCTCTATTCGGAACGAGGGCAATGCTGTACGCGAGAACTTTTACCTTGAACCCGAGAAAATAGCCGACATCGCTGATAAGGATAAGGGAACTACGCGGCGTTTGATTCCGCTACTCCAAATGCCTCAAAGATTACAAGGCGCGTTCATTGCTATTGAAGACCGACGGTTTTATGAGCACTGGGGTGTTGATGTTATACGTCTCGTTGGTGCATTTAAAGGTAGATTATTGGATGGCAGACGCTTGGCTGGGACGAGTACTTTGACCCAACAATTAGCGCGGAATATTTACCTTTTTGAACAGCGGTCGAAAAGAGATTATGTCCGAAAAGCCAGAGAAATACTCCTTGCCGTGAGAATTGAGAAGGTTTTTTCTAAGGATGAGATTTTAGAACGTTATCTGAATCATGTTGACTTGGGTCGGTCAAGGTTTGGTGGTAAAACGCTGCACGGCGTTCAACAGGCAGCAAGTGGCTATTTTGGTAAAGAGGTATCCGAATTGGAGAATCATGAGTGTGCCTTACTCGCTGCGCTTCCGAAGGGTCCCGCCGCTTTTTCGCCTTTTTACAATCCACAAGATGCTAAAAGTCGACGTGATATAGTACTGAGTAAAATGTTAGAAGAAGGCTATATCGCTGGTGAGTCTGAATGGCTTAGAGGTATAAACGCCCCACTCCCGCAGAGTCTGCCCGGAAGCGGCATAGAAGCAACAGAAGCAGGACATTTTATTCAATACGTCCACGCTGAACTTCTCCGTCTTCCAGAGCTTAACAAGAAGTTATATAGTGGTGGGTTGAAGGTTTACACAACGATAGACATGTCTATGCAATCTGTTGCTGAGAAAGCGGTCGCGGATCATTTGCGTTATATGGATGGAAAATATGGGGGCAGCCGCCTCCCCAATTACGATGTCAATAAACGGAACCCTAATGGGATTGACCCTATTGATGGTTATTTGCAAGCTGCTCTGATCGCTTTTGAACCGAGGACTGGACGCGTTAGAGCGATGGTAGGTGGTAGAGATTATTATATCGGGGACGGACATTTTAATTTTTATAATCGTGCTGTTGGAAGTGCAAGACGGCAACCCGGTTCTGCCTTTAAACCTATTGTTTTTGCCGCTTTGTTAGAGGAACCATCGGTTGTAACACCCGCAACGGTTGTTATGGATGAAAAGTGGGGAATGGTGCCTTTCCCTGGACAGTGGTGGGCACCGAGCAATTATAGTGATATGTTTAAGGGACCGGTCATCATGCGAGATATTCTCACATCTTCTATTAACGTTCCAACGGCGCGAGCGATGTTGGATACGCCGATAGGCGCGAACGGTATATGGGAGGGCATAAACCGCACTGTAGATTTAGCCAAGCGGATGGGTATTAAAAGCCCGATGGATCCAAAACCTGCCCTCTCTTTAGGCGCGTCTGGTATGACAGTCCTTGAATTAACCTCTGCGTATGGCATTTTTGCAAACGGTGGGGTTCAGACGAAGCCGAGGCACATCCAATATATTTTGGACACAACGGGGGAAGTTATTTATCCGCCTGACAATTATCAGGTCGAGCGCACCCGTGTCTTAGATGAAAAGGTGGCGTATCAGATTACCTCGTGTTTGGAAAATGTGATTAAACATGGAACCGGTAGACGCGCGGTACGGATGGGACTTACCCGCCCAGCTGCAGGTAAGACAGGCACGACTAATGACGATGTAGATGCTTGGTTCGTCGGTTATACAGCAGATATGGTCGTCGGTGTTTGGGTCGGATTTGATAGAAAGGATCCGAGACGCCGGAATTATAATCAACAGGGGGCATGGGCAGCACTGCCTATCTGGGCAAGATTTATGATTGACGCTGTCCGAGGTCCTGAAAAAGAATTTCCTGTCCCTGATGGAATCGTTTTTCGAGAGATTAATAAAAGAAGTGGGCTTCTCAAACGCGCAGGTGCCTGTCCGGAGGAAGATATTAGCACAGAACCTTTTATTGAAGGACAAGAACCGAAAAAACTTTGTAATCTCCATAGATAGCGATAGGAGCATTCAGTTTTAATAGTTGTCAGTTTTCAGAGGAATGGTTGTCAGTTATCAGTTATCAGAGGAAATAGTTTTCAGTTGTCAGTTTTCAGTTGTCAGTTAAAGAGGTATCTGATTAAACCGTACCCCTCTTTAACCGAAAACCGATAACCTGTAAAAGAGGTTTTGATAATCACAAGGTTTCTTTCTGACGACTGAAAGATTTTTCGCAGAAAAATCGGACTGAAAACTGAAAACTGTTAAAACTGAAAGATTTTTTCGGAAAAAAATCGCTCTGATAACTGAAAACTAAATACCGTACAAATTTCTTGTGGGCTTGATGTCCATATTGCCTGCGATCTACATTAACCTGACAAGGAGTGAGAAGCCGAAATGCGAGAGAATTGGGAATTGCTAACGAAAATTGATGCTACAGAAGACGATGACCCTGAAGTGAGTCAACTGGAATTTGAGCTCATCTCTGATTTCTCACCCGAAGGCGACCAGCCGCAAGCGATTGACCAACTTACAGCGGGACTCCAATGTGGCAACAAAGCACAGACGCTGCTCGGTGTGACCGGGTCTGGTAAAACCTACACGATGGCGAATGTGATTCAGAACGTTCAGTTACCCACACTCGTTATTTCGCCGAATAAGACACTCGCCGCTCAACTCTATAACGAGTTCCGAACGTTTTTCCCGAATAACGCCGTTCACTACTTCGTCAGCGATTACGAATACTATCAACCTGAAGCATACATCCCGTCTACAGACACTTTCATTGAGAAGGATGTCCGTATTAACGAGGAGATCACGCGGATGCGGCTCGCCTCGACAGCGTCTTTAATATCGCGTCGCGATGTTATCGTTGTCGCAAGTGTTTCCTGTCTCTACGGTCTCGGGTCGCCAGAGGAATTTGAGAACCAGAGGGTTCAGATAGAAGTTGGCGCGGTTGTTCGTCGCGATGCACTCCTACGCGCCTTGGTCGATATTCAATATGTCCGTAATGACGTGGAGTTCTGGCAGGGTGTGTTCCGCGCACGTGGTGATGTCGTTGAAGTGTTTCCAGCTTATAGTGAAAACGCCTATCGTATTGAACTTTTCGGTGATGAGATTGATCGCATTAGCGAGATTGATACCACGACGGGTGAGATCATGGCACAACGGAATTTCCTTGAAATCTATCCGGCGAAGCACTTCATGACTGACGGTGAAATCTTTGATCAAGCATTAATCAATATTGAACTTGAACTCCAAGACCGGATCCTAACTTTTGAGAAAGAGAATAAGCTGCTGGAAGCACAACGTATTGAACAACGCACCCGCTTTGATCTGGAGATGTTGCGGGAGGTCGGTTACTGCTCTGGTATTGAAAACTACTCGCGGCACCTTTCTGGGTTACAACCAGGAGATCCACCGTACTGTCTCATGCACTACTTCCCTGACGATTTTCTACTCTTTATTGATGAGTCCCACGTCACAATTCCGCAGCTGCGCGGCATGTATCGTGGCGACCGCTCTCGAAAGGAGACGCTCGTTAAGTATGGGTTCCGCCTGCCTTCGGCACTGGACAACCGACCTCTCCGTTTCGACGAGGTTGAAGCGCGCGTTAACCAGGTTATTTTTGTCTCCGCAACGCCGGGACAGTATGAAATGGAAAACGGTGCGCAAATCGTTGAGCAGATTATCCGCCCAACAGGACTCATTGATCCCGAAATTACGATCCATCCGGTAAGAGGACAGATAGACCATCTCATCGGCAGGATCAAGGAGCGGGTCAAGCGGAAACAACGGGTTCTCGTCACAACGCTTACCAAGCGGATGTCGGAAGACTTAACCGAGTATTTGACTGAAGCGGGTATCCGTGCCGACTATATGCATTCTGAGATTGACGTGTTTGACCGCGCTCGCATTCTCCGTCAACTCCGGGAAGGGGTCTTTGATGTGTTAGTTGGTATCAATCTGCTTCGAGAGGGGCTTGATCTACCAGAGGTCTCTCTTGTTGCGATTCTGGACGCTGACCGTCCCGG from Candidatus Poribacteria bacterium includes the following:
- the uvrB gene encoding excinuclease ABC subunit UvrB, encoding MRENWELLTKIDATEDDDPEVSQLEFELISDFSPEGDQPQAIDQLTAGLQCGNKAQTLLGVTGSGKTYTMANVIQNVQLPTLVISPNKTLAAQLYNEFRTFFPNNAVHYFVSDYEYYQPEAYIPSTDTFIEKDVRINEEITRMRLASTASLISRRDVIVVASVSCLYGLGSPEEFENQRVQIEVGAVVRRDALLRALVDIQYVRNDVEFWQGVFRARGDVVEVFPAYSENAYRIELFGDEIDRISEIDTTTGEIMAQRNFLEIYPAKHFMTDGEIFDQALINIELELQDRILTFEKENKLLEAQRIEQRTRFDLEMLREVGYCSGIENYSRHLSGLQPGDPPYCLMHYFPDDFLLFIDESHVTIPQLRGMYRGDRSRKETLVKYGFRLPSALDNRPLRFDEVEARVNQVIFVSATPGQYEMENGAQIVEQIIRPTGLIDPEITIHPVRGQIDHLIGRIKERVKRKQRVLVTTLTKRMSEDLTEYLTEAGIRADYMHSEIDVFDRARILRQLREGVFDVLVGINLLREGLDLPEVSLVAILDADRPGFLRSVRSLVQTAGRAARNVDGEVILYGDDVTEAMEEAMKETRRRREIQLQYNVDNDITPATIQKAIQELIAESETEYDTKKTEQPPAVVEDMEPQDIEAIITDLTRQMRKAALELDYEEAAALRDRIAELKAQSTN